The following are encoded in a window of Telmatobacter sp. DSM 110680 genomic DNA:
- a CDS encoding DUF6599 family protein, whose translation MRWMAMAAGVMVLAGAGMRMEAQAAAPAKASPNSAKPAPMMVTTGSPTAAKDRPVLPEAFAGWVATDKPKVLTDAAELDSANAAALKEYGNQGGIVASYKRSDETLTVKALSFQDVSGAYGAYSFYRQNGWPKADIGTGGTSDKNRVLFWKGSTVVDATFSKVGPMSASELRDLAKDLPMPQGNRALPPPILAMLPQDALDKQTTHFAQGPSGYAGSGGVLPPELVGFDRDAETVTANYSLTSGPAVLTLIDYPTPQIAEAQYKKIHDYIKTGSGAQPAFPKPLQDSDQASLEVLRSGPIVALVSGDAIPDESHKLLAQVHYSAELTQMTQGKDNEIVKTGQFLMGVAMLVIIGCSAAVLLGFFLGGGRALYRVARGRPVSSVYEVEFIRLHLED comes from the coding sequence ATGCGGTGGATGGCGATGGCAGCGGGTGTGATGGTTTTGGCAGGCGCCGGAATGCGCATGGAAGCGCAGGCGGCTGCTCCAGCCAAAGCTAGTCCCAATTCGGCGAAGCCCGCGCCAATGATGGTGACTACGGGATCTCCTACCGCCGCAAAAGACAGGCCGGTGCTACCGGAGGCCTTTGCGGGATGGGTAGCGACGGACAAACCGAAGGTGTTGACGGATGCAGCAGAACTGGATAGCGCCAATGCGGCGGCGCTGAAGGAGTACGGCAACCAGGGCGGCATCGTCGCCAGCTATAAACGCAGTGACGAGACGCTGACAGTGAAAGCGCTGAGCTTCCAGGATGTGAGTGGGGCTTACGGCGCATATTCGTTCTACCGGCAGAATGGCTGGCCGAAGGCGGATATCGGGACGGGCGGGACTTCGGACAAGAACCGGGTCCTGTTCTGGAAGGGCAGCACAGTGGTGGATGCGACCTTCTCGAAGGTCGGGCCGATGTCAGCAAGCGAGTTGCGCGACCTAGCGAAGGATCTACCGATGCCGCAGGGCAATCGAGCGCTGCCGCCGCCGATTCTTGCGATGTTGCCGCAGGACGCGCTAGATAAGCAGACAACACACTTTGCGCAAGGCCCGTCGGGATATGCGGGTAGCGGTGGGGTGCTGCCGCCAGAGCTGGTGGGGTTCGATCGCGATGCAGAGACGGTGACCGCGAACTACTCACTGACTTCGGGGCCCGCGGTGCTGACGCTGATCGACTATCCGACGCCGCAGATTGCGGAAGCACAGTACAAGAAGATTCACGACTACATCAAGACGGGCAGCGGGGCTCAGCCGGCGTTTCCCAAGCCGCTGCAGGACTCCGACCAGGCCTCGCTCGAGGTGCTGCGCAGCGGACCAATCGTGGCGCTAGTGAGTGGCGATGCGATTCCCGATGAGAGTCACAAACTGCTGGCACAGGTTCATTACTCCGCTGAGCTGACGCAGATGACGCAGGGGAAAGACAACGAGATCGTGAAGACCGGCCAGTTCCTGATGGGAGTGGCGATGCTGGTGATCATCGGTTGTAGTGCGGCGGTGCTGCTGGGTTTCTTTCTCGGCGGCGGCAGGGCGCTCTACCGGGTCGCGCGGGGCAGACCGGTGTCTTCGGTGTATGAGGTGGAATTCATCCGGCTACATCTTGAAGATTGA